From a single Lewinella sp. LCG006 genomic region:
- the ytxJ gene encoding bacillithiol system redox-active protein YtxJ, whose protein sequence is MIKWNALTSIVEVNDLVEQSHQQPCLIFKHSTRCSISSFAKSRLENDWNLSEQDIQPFYLDLINYRSVSNFVADHFAIDHESPQVLLIKDGICVYHTSHLDISVGGIQQELAVV, encoded by the coding sequence ATGATTAAGTGGAATGCTTTGACGAGTATCGTCGAAGTCAATGATCTTGTGGAGCAATCGCATCAGCAGCCTTGTTTGATCTTCAAGCACAGTACAAGATGTAGCATTAGCAGTTTCGCCAAAAGTCGATTAGAAAATGATTGGAATCTTTCGGAGCAAGATATCCAACCCTTTTACCTCGACTTGATCAATTATCGATCTGTCTCCAATTTTGTTGCTGATCATTTTGCGATTGATCACGAATCACCACAGGTACTCTTGATCAAGGACGGGATTTGTGTTTACCACACCTCTCATCTTGATATTTCGGTTGGCGGTATCCAGCAGGAGTTGGCTGTTGTATAA
- the mnmD gene encoding tRNA (5-methylaminomethyl-2-thiouridine)(34)-methyltransferase MnmD — MDNVAHIIDTEDGSHSLFSEQFAVGYHSKYGAIQESQHVFIQAGLAPALLDKTSLRVFEMGFGSGLNAFLSLLFLSDPQKNIYFETVEAFPLPLAQVSSLNYPSLLNGSTDDFRALHEAPWGEPTIITPQFTLRKHLGTIQEVSLAGDFDVVFFDAFAPSSQPELWEAPVLEKIFQAMAPGGIFVTYCAKGVVKRTLRSIGFQVEGIPGPPGKREMTRATKQ, encoded by the coding sequence ATGGATAACGTTGCCCACATCATAGATACAGAAGATGGGTCGCACAGCTTGTTTAGCGAGCAGTTTGCCGTAGGCTACCACTCAAAATACGGGGCTATCCAGGAATCACAACATGTTTTTATCCAGGCAGGGCTTGCTCCAGCCTTGTTGGATAAAACATCCCTTCGGGTATTCGAAATGGGGTTTGGTTCAGGGCTTAATGCTTTCCTCAGTTTGCTTTTCTTGAGCGACCCGCAAAAAAATATTTATTTTGAAACGGTGGAAGCGTTTCCTCTACCACTCGCCCAGGTAAGCTCCCTCAACTATCCCTCACTTTTAAACGGTTCGACCGATGACTTCCGAGCTTTGCACGAAGCACCCTGGGGCGAACCTACCATTATCACGCCTCAATTCACATTGCGCAAGCATTTGGGTACCATTCAAGAAGTAAGCTTAGCAGGTGATTTTGATGTCGTTTTTTTTGACGCCTTTGCACCAAGTTCTCAGCCTGAGCTTTGGGAAGCACCTGTTTTGGAAAAAATCTTCCAGGCGATGGCTCCTGGCGGCATATTCGTCACGTACTGCGCCAAAGGCGTTGTCAAACGTACCCTCCGTTCGATCGGTTTCCAGGTAGAAGGTATTCCTGGTCCTCCGGGAAAAAGAGAAATGACCAGAGCAACAAAGCAATGA